In Archocentrus centrarchus isolate MPI-CPG fArcCen1 chromosome 24, fArcCen1, whole genome shotgun sequence, one DNA window encodes the following:
- the hadhaa gene encoding hydroxyacyl-CoA dehydrogenase trifunctional multienzyme complex subunit alpha a → MAVARAASVFSKFAAGKYPLLSGHARRVFSASSPLAAYKYISFNYKDDVAVIRFSHPTSKVNRLSLQLCDELTEVLGDIWTYRSAKSAVLISSKPGCFIVGEDFNILQEEVTSFCEDAQKLLRRIEQSHVPIVAAIHGSCLSGGLELAIACHYRIATTSKETVLGTPEVMLGLLPGAGGTQRLPKMVGLPGALDMLLSGKNITADKARKMGLVDQLVDPLGPGLKTPQEQTIEYLEEVAVGVAKDLANKKIPVIREKSFRLKLWDTVMGLGPVRKMLYNTATKRVQKQSKNFYPAPFKIIECVKTGIEQGSDAGYQAEAQSFGKLVMTSESKALIGLYNGHRLCKKNRFGSPEKEVKKLAILGAGLMGPGIAQVSVDKGLTTILKDTTEDGISRGHENVYKSFNTKVKEKAMTSFERDAIMSNLSIQTDYSGFESADMVIEAVFEDLNIKRQVLKEVEAVIPPHCIFATNTSALSIRDIAAASKRPEKVIGMHYFSPVDKMQLLEIITTDKTSKDTLASAVNVALKQGKTVITVKDGPGFYTTRCMGCLFVESLRLLQEGVAVTKIDSLARSFGFHVGPFMLTDQVGIDIGLHISEMLCKVFGSRYEGGNLEIVKTMVEKGLKGRKSGKGFFVYGKMNVNPEVEEILKKYRVTAPSSVSSEYDMQYRLMSRCINESVMCLQEGIIATPLEGDIGAVFGYGFPPVHGGPFRFVDTFGAERLVSLMKRFEDVYGNQFTPCQLLLDHVKDPSKRFYQSSPSLHL, encoded by the exons ATGGCAGTCGCTCGTGCAGCCAGTGTTTTCTCCAAGTTTGCAGCTGGCAAATATCCTTTATTGTCAG GTCATGCCAGACGAGTCTTCTCTGCGTCCTCACCATTGGCAG CTTATAAATACATCAGCTTCAACTACAAGGATGATGTGGCTGTTATACGATTCAGCCATCCAACATCaaag gtgaacAGACTGTCTCTGCAGTTGTGCGATGAGTTGACTGAGGTGTTGGGGGACATCTGGACGTACAGATCTGCAAAAAGTGCTGTCCTCATTTCCAGCAAGCCTGGTTGTTTCATTGTTGGAGAAGATTTCAA TATACTCCAGGAGGAGGTCACCAGTTTCTGTGAGGACGCTCAGAAGTTGCTTAGGAGGATTGAGCAGTCTCATGTACCCATTGTCGCTGCCATCCATGGGTCATGCCTGAGTGGAGGCCTTGAG CTCGCAATAGCCTGCCACTACAGAATTGCCACAACAAGTAAAGAAACGGTCCTGGGGACTCCGGAGGTCATGCTGGGACTGCTGCCCGGAGCAGGTGGCACTCAGAGACTCCCTAAAATG GTGGGTCTCCCTGGTGCTCTTGACATGCTGCTGTCAGgcaaaaacatcacagctgatAAAGCCAGGAAGATGGGTCTAGTGGACCAGCTTGTGGACCCTCTGG GTCCTGGTCTGAAGACCCCACAGGAGCAGACTATAGAATACCTTGAGGAAGTTGCAGTGGGTGTTGCCAAAGATTTGGCCAACAAAAAGATTCCCGTTATTAGGGAAAAAAGCTTTAGGCTGA AGCTGTGGGACACAGTGATGGGCTTGGGTCCAGTCAGGAAGATGCTCTACAACACTGCCACTAAAAGAGTCcagaaacaaagtaaaaactTCTATCCTGCTCCTTTCAAGATTATTGAG TGTGTCAAAACTGGCATAGAGCAGGGCAGCGATGCAGGATATCAGGCTGAAGCTCAG AGCTTTGGGAAACTGGTGATGACTTCTGAGTCCAAAGCTCTGATTGGACTTTACAATGGTCATCGTTTATGTAAGAAGAACCGATTTGGGTCCCCAGAGAAGGAAGTAAA AAAGCTGGCCATTCTGGGTGCAGGGCTAATGGGACCAGGTATAGCACAGGTATCGGTAGATAAAGGCCTCACCACCATCCTAAAGGACACCACGGAGGATGGCATCAGCAGAGGACATGAAAATGTTTATAAAAG tttcAACACCAAGGTGAAGGAGAAAGCCATGACATCTTTTGAGCGTGATGCCATTATGTCTAATCTTTCGATCCAGACTGACTACTCTGGTTTTGAGTCTGCTGACATGGTTATAGAGGCTGTGTTTGAGGACCTTAACATTAAACGTCAAGTCCTCAAGGAGGTGGAGGCT GTTATCCCACCACACTGCATATTTGCCACCAACACTTCAGCTCTGTCCATCAGAGACATCGCTGCTGCCAGCAAACGCCCTGAAAAA GTGATTGGCATGCACTATTTCTCCCCAGTGGACAAGATGCAGTTGCTGGAGATTATTACCACAGATAAGACCTCTAAAGACACACTGGCTTCTGCTGTCAATGTGGCCCTGAAACAGGGAAAGACTGTCATCACTGTCAAG GATGGCCCGGGGTTTTACACCACACGCTGCATGggctgcttgtttgtggagTCTCTAAGACTTCTTCAG GAAGGTGTTGCGGTAACAAAAATCGATTCCCTGGCGAGAAGCTTTGGTTTTCATGTCGGACCTTTTATGCTCACTGATCAAGTTGGCATTGACATAGGGTTACATATTTCAGAG atGCTGTGCAAAGTCTTTGGTTCccgttatgaaggaggaaaccTGGAGATTGTCAAGACCATGGTGGAGAAAGGCCTCAAAG GCCGTAAATCTGGAAAAGGATTCTTTGTCTATGGAAAAATGAATGTGAATCCTGAAGTTGAAGAAATCCTCAAGAAATACCGAGTGACTGCTCCGTCTTCAGT CTCATCAGAGTATGACATGCAGTACCGGCTGATGTCTCGCTGCATAAACGAGTCAGTAATGTGTCTCCAGGAGGGAATAATAGCAACCCCTCTAGAAGGAGACATCGGAGCAGTGTTCGGATATGGCTTTCCTCCCGTACATGGTG GTCCGTTCAGATTTGTGGACACATTTGGCGCAGAGCGTCTTGTGAGCCTCATGAAGCGTTTTGAGGATGTTTATGGAAACCAGTTTACACCCTGCCAGCTTCTACTAGACCACGTCAAAGACCCCAGCAAACGGTTTTACCAATCCTCCCCCTCCCTGCACCTATAA